A segment of the Tautonia rosea genome:
CCGAGCCGCTGGAGCAACGCTTCGAGTTCCATCGGATCACCTCCGGGGTTCGCGAGGCAGTTCGACCTCTGCCACCGCCTTCCCTGCCCTGGGTGACGACGCCTCGATCGCGATCGTATCCACTCCTTCGGGAGCCAGGATCAGCCAGCGGTACTCCTGCGAGTCTCCCGAACCGGCAAGGCGGTTGATCCGATCGACGACCGGTCCGCCAAGGAGCTTCGCCTCGCCCAGCACCGGACGCACGACCACCGGGGCCGCCTGGCGGGTCGTCACTCCCTGCGCCAGCGCCGTCGGGAAGTACCCCGGATTCTCAACGCGGGCCGACACCTCGAACACGCCACCGCCGCGCGGCTCGGCCTTTGTATCGACGATCTCTAGCATCGTCATTCGTTCGGCCACGTCGTTGAGGAAGCGGTACTGAGCCTCGGTGATCGCCTCCACCTCCTCGATCGGAGGGTTCACCCGCACGCCAGGCAGCCAGCCGCCGATCTCGACGGTGCCGAGCGTTGGGTGCTCGACCTCCTCGAAGCCCTTGAAGGCGCGACCGCCCATCACGGTGTCGTTCCAATACAGCCAGCGTTTCTCAACGTCGGTCGGGGGTTTCTCCTCCCCCTCCGCTGGTTCCGGCAAGGTCGGGCCGGGCCAGAGGGATGAGGCGATCGCCACGGTTCCAAAGTGATGATAGGCCCACTCACTCATCGCGCCGTCGGTCGTCGCTCCAAGGGCCGAAGCGTTGTTCGGCGTCAGCCCTCCGCTCGTTGTCTTCGCGTCCTTTGAAGGTTCCGGCTCCTCTGGATCTTCGTTGAGACTGGCGATGAACTGGGCGAGCATCCCGGCCCGTTTCAGGGGAGATGCATTCTCGAAGTCTGACATCAACCGAGTTTGCTCATCCTCCGGAAGGGCCTCGAAGGCTTCGAGCACTCGGTTGCGAAGGCCTTCCGGCAAGCCGGCCAGCGGGTCGGCACCGTCGGGGATCGGGGCCGGATCGGCGCCCTCGTCCGGTGTCTCGGCCTTGGACTCCTCCGTCGGCTCCTCGTCTTGCTTCGGTTCCTCGCCGTCCTTCGGCGGGGCGATTACATCGCGATATGCCTTCGAAAGGGCGACGAAGTACGGCAGGTCGGCGTCGGCCAGCTTCGTCTCGGGCTTCTTCGGCTCGGTCCGGAGCGAGTCGTGCAAGGTATAGGTCCAGACGACGCTGATCTCGGGGTGGTCGTAGCAGAACTGGATCAGACCGCGCACCTCCGGCTCGCTGGCGGGACTGTAACCGGTTTGGTCGTTCAGCTCGGTCCAGTTGTGGGGCCAGTTGCGGTTGAGATTCACGCCGCCGATCGGGTCATCGTTCCGCTCACCGTCCCCGTCGAGGTCGGTCCCCTCGTCGGTTTCGGAATACACGGCCCGCTCGCCGTCGGCCGCCTTGGCGGGTCGAAGGATGCGCGGGTCGTCCGGGTCAGGGACGAGCGTCGCCTCGGCGTCCTTGACCCTCATCCGAAGGATCAGGCCATCGCCGTTCACGTCGTCCGGGCCGTCCTCGTCGGACGAGCCGTCGCGGTCCTCGTCGGTCGGGGTCAGGTTCGTTCGGATCCCCTGCCGAGGGGTTTCAAACAGCCGCTCGGCTCCGTCCGGGTTCAGCCGAGGGACGACGTAAACCGTGTACCGATCGAGCAAGCGCGCGATCGCCTCGTCCTCCTCATCCGGATCGGCCAGCCGCTCGATCAAGCCGAGCGCGACCTGGCTTCCGACCAGATGATCCCCCTCCAGGTTGCCGACGATCAAGACGGCCGGCGGTCGATGGGCCTCGTCCTTTTCCTCGTCGGGGCGGACCCCCAGGGTCACAAGCCAGACGTTCCGACCTTCCCTCGACTCGGCGATCGACCGCACGGCCAGGGCATCGGGATGGGCCTCGGCCAGGTCTTGAAGGCGAGTCGTCAGGCTGTCGGCGTCGAGATACCCTTCCGGCACAAGCGACAACGCAGGAAGGTCGTCGGCCCGGCTCGGGCCAGACACCGAGAAGACGACGAGCACGAGTAGCAGGAGCGTCAGAGGCGCTCCGATCCGTTGGGTGATCACGGTGCGTTCTCTCAGGGGCAAATGCGGTCGATCGTCGGTGAAACGAACGAGTTCGGAGACAGACTCTACCCGGACGACCGCGTGGGAACCAGCCCTGAGAGTCGCGAGGATCGAACAGGACGGACCGGGCGGCCTCAAGGGGAGATTCGCGAGGTCTCCCCGAGGCCGCCCAATCCCGAAGGGCGACCGACCGACGCACTCGCATCTCGGGTCGCGGCCGAGGGCGTGTCACGTCGAGAGTGTCGCCGGAGACCGTCCAGGGCGTTCAGCTTCGTTCAGCGTCGGGTCGCGGCCGAGCCGATCGAATCTGCAAGTCCGGCGGTCGTTTGGGGTGGACGAGGTTCCCGAACCGATCGGGATACGGTCATGCGTCCGATCTGGTGGGGCTCTGGGCAGATGAGGGTCGCGGGAGCAGGACGGTCGATCGTGGTGCGAGGATGTGGAGGTTTCACAACTCTGAGGATGTGGGTTCCTGTCGTCTGCGAGTTCGGAAGAAGCCCCTTGGTCTTCAACCGGGGCAATCGTCAGGCGGGTGCCCGGTCTCAGGAGGGGCAAACCGATCGCCTCGTCCGGATTCGACGGGGCAAGGTCGTGGCCGATGCGGTGCGGGTCGTCTGGGGGGCGGTGTTCCGGGTCGGATCGATCAACAGAGGCGATCGCCTCGGGATCAGGTTCGCGTCGGTCGGGTGGAGTGGTTGACCCTGCCGCGTCGTCGTCATCATCGGAAGCGCTGGTTCGTTCGCTTTCGGACGAGGCGGCTTCCGGTTCTCGGGGGGTCGGAAACTCGGGGCCGGACGGCTCGGGAACCAGGGGAGGAGCAGGTCGATACGGGGCCATCGGCGGCGGCGGCGCGGTCGGAGCGGGTGTGACCCCAACGCCACCAGACATGTTGATCAAATCGTTAAGATAGCTTTGTAAGTCCTGGCCATAGCCGACGATTCCTCCCTGATCCGGCTCGATGAAAGCCGAGGGTGGCGTTGAAGGGGACGGCTCGGGGGGAGGTGGCTCGGGAGATCGGTAGGCGTCACCCACGATGGACTCGGCCAGTTCTGCGGCGCTGGCTCCCCAGCGATCCTCGTCGTCCTCGTCGCTCCAATCGTCGTCCTCGTCGTTGGCGTTGCTCCAGTCACTGGACTCGTTCTCGTCAAGTGGACGGTCGTCGTGTTCGAGATGAGTCTCGGAGTCGAGGTCGTTCCAGTGCTCCTCGTCCTGGAGGTTGTCGGGACCGAGGGCGTTGGGGTCCTCGGCTCCAACCGCGGGCGACTCCTGGTCCTCGTCGTCGTCGTCAACCTCATCCGAGTCCCATTGGTCACCGATCGCCTCGTCGGGATCATCGTCGGGCGGGAGGTCGTCGTTCTCGGGATCGTCGTCATCGGGCGGGAGGTCGTCGTCCTCGTCGTCGTCCTCCTCGGGATCGGTCTCATCCAGATCGTCCGGGATGTCGTCGATCTCCTGGCCAGACAGTTCGGCCTGGGCGTCGTCATCGTCCGGGGTGTCCTGAGGGGAGTGATCCTCCTGGGGATCGAGGGCGTGGAACGAATCGGACTCAGGGTCTCCTCCCTTGGGTTTGGGATCATCGGGCTCGTCAAGGCGATCGAAGGTGTCAGTGTCGGGGGAGTGAGGCTTGTCGAGGGTGAGGGCTTCAAGCGGGGCCGGTTCGGGTTCCGGGAGCGTCTCGGGATCGGGAACGTCGGCGTGCTGAGCCTCAAGGGCTTCCTCTGGCGGCGCTTCGGTGAGGGCCGAGGGATCGGGAGCGGCAGGTAGGGGAGGCGGCTCGGGATCAAGACTCGGGGCGTCGAGGCTCCTCGACTCGATCGGGATCGAGCCATCCGTCACTGAGGAATCGTCTGGCGAGGCGTTCAGATCGGGGTTCGGTTCGGGGGAAAGCGGGGTCTCCTGCCGGACGAACTGGTTCGGGCCAACGCGGACCCAGGCAACCTCAGTCGGCGGTTCGGGCGTTGGCTCGACCTTCTTGCGGCGCCGTCGGCGGGTCTTCGGAGGAGTGGTCAGGGTCGCGGACTCGACCGAGGACTCGGGCGATTCAGGGGCTTCGGCTGATCCTTCGGTCGTCGGCTCAGGATCGTCAAGGGTGACGGCTTGCTTCCGGCGAGCGAACCAGCCTCGGACGGCGGACGGTTGGGCCTCCTTCGGATCGGCAGGTGAGGCAGGGGTCGAGAGCTCAGGGACCGGCTCGGCCTGGGCGGGGTCGACCCGGCGTCGGAAGCCGAAGCGGCCTCGCGGTTTCGAACGCTCGGGGGCGGACGTCGGGGTCGAATCTGGCCTGGCCGAGGGTTCTGGAGGGGGGATCAACCGGTCGGCGGTCGGCAGGCTCGCTCCGGAGTCAGCCGCGCCGCGGGATCCGCCGCGGGGGCCAAGCAGAATCCAGGCCATCAACAGGAGGTAAGGGGGGACGAACCAGCCATTGACCCGGGCAACGGCCAGGCTGGTCACGGCGATCAGAGCCACCAGGCCTGCCACCGCCACCCACCGTAGTCGCCTCGTCGAGACCGTCCGGCCTCCCGCGTTGGGAGCCGTCGGCCCGGCATCAAGCGCCGGATCATCGCCGCGTCGTTCGGCTTCCAAAGTCCTGACCGCTCCCTCGGTTCGGTCCGGGAGCCCGGCAACGGGGCTCCCCGGACGACGCCTCCGCGTCTCGTTCGTCCGAGCGGGCATGATGGTCAAGATGCCCCAGATCGTCCAGGGAGGTTTCGGGCGTTGGCTCCTTTGTTAAGACAGGGGAATGGGTTACGTCACGATTCGGGACGGGCCGCATGCAGCAGGCGATCGGCTCCGAGGGCTCGCAGGTCGGCGGCGACCTGCAGGGCGAGTCCTTCGGGATCGTCCCTTGGGCCGGTCCGCGAGGCGTCGAGCCGTTCCCGGCCGTCGGGGTCGAAGACGCTGACATCGAGGGCCAGGGCGTCGCCATCGACTTCCCGGCCCCAGGCGGCGAGGGGGACCATGCAGCCTCCTTCCAGCTCGGCCAGGCAGGCTCGTTCGGCCAGCACGGCGCGTCGGGTGGCAAGATGATCGAGGGGGGCCAGCACGGCCAGGGTTGTCTCGTCGTCGCTCCGGCACTCGATGCCGAGCGCCCCCTGACCGACGGCCGGCAGGAAGCTCGGAGGGCCGAGCCGCTGGGTGATCTGCCCCTCAAGCCCCAGGCGGTGGAGGCCTGAGGCGGCCAAGACGACCGCGTCCAGCTCGCCGCTTGTGGCCTTTGCCAGCCTCGTCTCAACGTTCCCCCGGATGCCGATGACGTTCAGATCGGGCCGGGCGTGGCGGAGCATCGCTTGCCGACGGAGCGATCCGGTGCCGACGGTCGCGCCTTTGGGAAGGGCGTTGAGGGTCTGGTGGCGAGGGGCAATGAGGGCATCAGCCGGGTCTTCGCGTTCGGGGATCGCGCCGAGCGTCAACGCGTCGGGGCCTCGGGTGGGAAGGTCCTTGAGGCTGTGGACGGCGAGTTCCACCTCACCATCGAGTAAGGCCCGCTGGATCTCCTTCGTGAACAGGCCGGTGCCGGAGGAGCCGCCGGCGATCTGGGCCAGGGGAGAGTTGCGGTCGCGGTCGCCTCGGGTCCGGATCTCGATGAGCTCAACGACCAGGCCGGGGTGAGCCGCTCTCAGGCGATCGGCGACCCACTCGGCCTGCCAGCGGGCCAGGGCGCTGCCTCGTGTTCCGATTCGTACCACCGATGCCCCGTCCATCGCTCACCCTTTCCCTTCGACCCGACCGATTACGACGGCCATCACTGGGCCGACACCTGCTCGCTTCAAGGCCCGACTGGCGGCGGAGCAGGTGGCGCCGGTCGTCAGGATGTCATCGACCAGCAAGACCGGCACGCCGAGGATCGCCTCCAGGGACTTCTGGTTGGTCTGGAAGACCCCCTGCATTTGCCGGTGCCGCTCGACCCGGCCGACACGCCAGAGGGCCGAGGTCGGTCTTACGCGTCGCAAGGCCCGGACCATCGGCAGGCCGAGCCGGTGGGCGAGGGCCTGGGCCAGTGCCTCCGACTGATTGTACCGACGTCGCAGGCGTCTCCAGGGGTGCAGCGGGACCGGGACGACGGCCCGAGCCTCAGCGTTGGCCAGTTCCTCGGCCCGAGCTTCGGCCAGCACGTCGATGAGCCGGGGAGCAAGCCAGGCCCCTCGAACCGATTTCAGACGGAGGCAAAGGTGGCGGATTGGCCCCTCGTACGGCCCGATCGCCACGGCGGCATCGAACCCGTATCGACGGCCCGAGCAGTCTCCACATCCGGAGGCCCGGTCAGCGAACGGCCCGACCGGCAGGGCGCAACGCTGGCAGGCCGGGCCGGCGGCGTCGAACAACTCGTCGCGGCAGTCGAGGCAGAGCCCGGCGCGAGCGTCCTCGATCCAGGAGTCGCAGATCAGGCAATCGCCCGGAAAGGCCAGATCGCCAACCGCTTCGGTGAGTCGGCGGGGGACGATTCGAGACCCTGGCAGGTTGATCGGCAGTCGGGTTCGATCGTCCATCGCAACGCGGCTCCGACAGGGATCGAGAGGGCCAGGCTCGTGGTCTTGCCTTCGCAACAGGCTCCGAGGACCGACCCCGGATTTCCAACCTGTTCTGGGTTTTCGAGCGGTGCGGGGATCAGGAGGAAGCCGGGCGATCGCCGGAGCGGAGGTACGGTTCGAGCTGGGAACGGAGCTCCATGCGGGCTCGGGCAAGGAGAGACTTCACCGCGGCCTCAGAACGGTTCATGACGGCGGCGATTTCGGCGTAGCTCATCTCCTCGAACTTGTTGAGCAGGACGGCCAGACGTTGGTCGTCGCCGAGGGTGCCGACAGCCTCACGAACGACCTCGCCCAGCTCTGACTGGCGAAGCTGGCCCGAGGCGGTTCCGCCAGGGGCGGCCACGCGTTCCGAAGCGGGCAGGCTGGGCCGGCTGTCGGTGCCGGTGTCGAGCGACCCGGCCGGGCGTCGGCCCTTGCCGCGGAGGTGGTTGAGGGCCAGATTGTTGGCGATGGTAAAGAGCCAGGTCGAGAACTTGGCTTGCGGCTTGTACCCCTTTCGGGCGCGATAGATGCGGAGAAAGACCTCCTGGGCCAGATCCTCGGCGTCGCTCGCGTCGCCGACCAGGTGGGTGAGCACGGCGATCAGACGGTCCTGGTAGCGTCGGACGAGGACTTCAAACGCTCCTTGCACGTCGTCTCGGACCTGGAGCATCAGGCGCGTGTCGGGATCTCGGGCCAGGAGCTGCTGTTCAAGGGCCTGGGGCTGGGTCGGGCCGCCGTTGGATGCCACGGGGTCGGTCCCTCCGAAGGTCCGGTCGCGGTGAAGGGAGAGCCAAAGGCCCCTTGGGGCCATCCGAAATCCAGAACGAGCCGACCTTGC
Coding sequences within it:
- a CDS encoding M14 family metallopeptidase, whose amino-acid sequence is MITQRIGAPLTLLLLVLVVFSVSGPSRADDLPALSLVPEGYLDADSLTTRLQDLAEAHPDALAVRSIAESREGRNVWLVTLGVRPDEEKDEAHRPPAVLIVGNLEGDHLVGSQVALGLIERLADPDEEDEAIARLLDRYTVYVVPRLNPDGAERLFETPRQGIRTNLTPTDEDRDGSSDEDGPDDVNGDGLILRMRVKDAEATLVPDPDDPRILRPAKAADGERAVYSETDEGTDLDGDGERNDDPIGGVNLNRNWPHNWTELNDQTGYSPASEPEVRGLIQFCYDHPEISVVWTYTLHDSLRTEPKKPETKLADADLPYFVALSKAYRDVIAPPKDGEEPKQDEEPTEESKAETPDEGADPAPIPDGADPLAGLPEGLRNRVLEAFEALPEDEQTRLMSDFENASPLKRAGMLAQFIASLNEDPEEPEPSKDAKTTSGGLTPNNASALGATTDGAMSEWAYHHFGTVAIASSLWPGPTLPEPAEGEEKPPTDVEKRWLYWNDTVMGGRAFKGFEEVEHPTLGTVEIGGWLPGVRVNPPIEEVEAITEAQYRFLNDVAERMTMLEIVDTKAEPRGGGVFEVSARVENPGYFPTALAQGVTTRQAAPVVVRPVLGEAKLLGGPVVDRINRLAGSGDSQEYRWLILAPEGVDTIAIEASSPRAGKAVAEVELPREPRR
- the hemC gene encoding hydroxymethylbilane synthase, which gives rise to MDGASVVRIGTRGSALARWQAEWVADRLRAAHPGLVVELIEIRTRGDRDRNSPLAQIAGGSSGTGLFTKEIQRALLDGEVELAVHSLKDLPTRGPDALTLGAIPEREDPADALIAPRHQTLNALPKGATVGTGSLRRQAMLRHARPDLNVIGIRGNVETRLAKATSGELDAVVLAASGLHRLGLEGQITQRLGPPSFLPAVGQGALGIECRSDDETTLAVLAPLDHLATRRAVLAERACLAELEGGCMVPLAAWGREVDGDALALDVSVFDPDGRERLDASRTGPRDDPEGLALQVAADLRALGADRLLHAARPES
- a CDS encoding ComF family protein, whose translation is MDDRTRLPINLPGSRIVPRRLTEAVGDLAFPGDCLICDSWIEDARAGLCLDCRDELFDAAGPACQRCALPVGPFADRASGCGDCSGRRYGFDAAVAIGPYEGPIRHLCLRLKSVRGAWLAPRLIDVLAEARAEELANAEARAVVPVPLHPWRRLRRRYNQSEALAQALAHRLGLPMVRALRRVRPTSALWRVGRVERHRQMQGVFQTNQKSLEAILGVPVLLVDDILTTGATCSAASRALKRAGVGPVMAVVIGRVEGKG
- a CDS encoding RNA polymerase sigma factor; this encodes MTRPDPPARRLNGPGELARSARSGFRMAPRGLWLSLHRDRTFGGTDPVASNGGPTQPQALEQQLLARDPDTRLMLQVRDDVQGAFEVLVRRYQDRLIAVLTHLVGDASDAEDLAQEVFLRIYRARKGYKPQAKFSTWLFTIANNLALNHLRGKGRRPAGSLDTGTDSRPSLPASERVAAPGGTASGQLRQSELGEVVREAVGTLGDDQRLAVLLNKFEEMSYAEIAAVMNRSEAAVKSLLARARMELRSQLEPYLRSGDRPASS